Proteins found in one Miscanthus floridulus cultivar M001 chromosome 4, ASM1932011v1, whole genome shotgun sequence genomic segment:
- the LOC136549718 gene encoding glucan endo-1,3-beta-glucosidase 5-like, whose protein sequence is MAAGGLALLRALLVAALCAAAWRAEAAIGVNWGTVSDHRAPPGVVVDLMRANRISKVKLFDADPGVLRALAGSGIQIMVGVTNDELASIAGSQAAADDWVAQNVSRYVGRGGVDIRYIAVGNEPFLTSYQGQFQSYIIPAMTNIQQSLVKANLASYVKLVVPCNADAYQSASVPSQGVFRTELTQIMTQLAAFLSSSGAPFVVNIYPFLSLYQSSDFPQDYAFFEGSTHPVVDGPNVYYNAFDGNFDTLVSALSKIGYGNLPIAIGEIGWPTEGAPSANLTAARAFNQGLINRVTSNKGTPLRPGVPPADVYLFSLLDEEGKSILPGNFERHWGIFSFDGQAKYPLNLGLGNSVLKNAKEVPYLPSRWCVTNPARNLDGVSDHMKLACSMADCTTLYYGGSCYGIGEKGNVSYAFNSYYQQQKQDPKSCDFGGLGMITYLDPSMGECRFLVGVDDSKSSAVASCGGGCCGVFCGMHRPEDLPRIQRADGGGVGGQQLSHLRMLHQPAALAC, encoded by the exons ATGGCTGCCGGCGGCCTCGCGCTGTTGCGCGCCCTCCTCGTCGCGGCCCTCTGCGCCGCCGCGTGGCGGGCAGAGGCGGCGATCGGGGTGAACTGGGGCACCGTGTCTGACCACCGGGCGCCGCCTGGTGTGGTGGTGGACTTGATGCGCGCGAATCGGATCAGCAAGGTGAagctcttcgacgccgacccGGGAGTCCTGCGCGCGCTCGCCGGCAGCGGCATCCAGATCATGGTCGGCGTTACCAACGACGAGCTCGCAAGCATCGCGGGGTCGCAGGCGGCTGCAGACGACTGGGTCGCGCAGAACGTGTCCCGATACGTCGGCCGCGGCGGCGTTGACATCCG ATACATTGCTGTGGGCAATGAGCCTTTCCTGACAAGCTACCAGGGTCAATTCCAATCATATATCATTCCAGCAATGACAAATATTCAGCAATCGCTGGTGAAAGCTAATCTTGCTAGCTACGTAAAGCTAGTAGTTCCCTGCAATGCAGATGCATATCAGAGTGCTTCTGTTCCATCTCAAGGGGTATTCAGGACTGAATTGACTCAGATAATGACCCAGCTGGCTGCTTTTCTGAGCTCTAGTGGGGCACCATTCGTCGTCAATATCTACCCATTCCTCAGTCTTTACCAAAGTTCAGATTTCCCACAAGATTATGCCTTCTTCGAGGGATCTACTCACCCAGTAGTAGATGGTCCGAATGTGTACTACAATGCATTTGATGGGAACTTTGACACACTAGTTTCTGCTCTCAGTAAAATTGGCTACGGGAACCTACCTATTGCAATTGGTGAGATAGGTTGGCCAACTGAGGGAGCACCAAGTGCAAACTTAACTGCAGCAAGGGCATTCAATCAAGGGCTTATCAATCGTGTTACAAGCAACAAGGGAACTCCACTCCGACCTGGTGTGCCTCCAGCTGATGTATATCTTTTCAGCCTTCTCGATGAAGAGGGGAAGAGCATACTACCAGGAAACTTTGAGCGGCACTGGGGGATCTTCTCCTTCGATGGGCAAGCCAAATACCCCCTGAATCTTGGGCTGGGAAATTCAGTACTGAAGAATGCCAAAGAGGTTCCTTACCTTCCATCACGCTGGTGTGTCACAAACCCTGCTCGGAATCTCGACGGTGTTTCAGATCACATGAAGCTTGCTTGCAGCATGGCTGATTGTACCACTCTGTACTACGGAGGTTCATGCTATGGCATCGGGGAGAAGGGCAATGTTTCATATGCTTTCAACAGCTACTATCAGCAGCAGAAGCAGGACCCAAAGAGTTGCGATTTTGGTGGGCTTGGGATGATAACTTACCTTGATCCATCGATGGGCGAGTGCCGCTTTCTTGTTGGTGTTGATGATAGCAAGAGCTCTGCAGTCGCCTCTTGTGGCGGTGGATGCTGCGGGGTCTTCTGTGGAAT GCACAGGCCTGAGGATCTTCCTCGAATTCAGCGGGCAGACGGTGGTGGGGTGGGCGGGCAACAGTTGTCACACCTTCGGATGCTGCACCAGCCAGCAGCATTGGCATgctga